GCTCAAAGCAAATTCACGGCGGATGGTTCCCTCTGCGGCGGTTTCAGGATCAGTGGTTCCCATTAAAGTGCGGTAATCTTTTACTGCGTTTTCTTTTTCCAATACAGCCACCACCACTGGCGCAGATGTCATGTATTTCACCAAATCAACAAAAAACGGTTTGCCTTCGTGTTCCGCATAAAAACCTTCCGCTTGCGGCTCGGTTAAATGCAACATTTTGGCAGCAACAATAGTAAATCCGTTGCTTTCCAATTTGGCTAAAATTTGCCCAATTAAATTACGTTGCACCGCATCCGGCTTAATAATTGATAAAGTTTGCTCAAGCGCCATTCTTCCCTCCTTTTAAAGATTTGCTTTGTTTAACAATAAATTCGCTAACGTTTGTAGCCCAATTCCGGTTGCACCGGTCGCCCAAAGATCACTGGCTGATTTACGATAAGTCGCGGAACAGTCAATATGCAACCAATTTTGTTGATAATTTTTCACAAAATAGGATAAAAACGCCGTCGCGGTACTTGCGCCGGCGCCCACCGGCACGGATCCGATATTCGCAATATCCGCAAATGACGAGCTGATTTGTTCGCGGTGAAATTCCTCAAACGGTAAACGCCAAAACGGTTCGCCACAAGTTTTTGCTGCCGCAAATAAATCCGCCACCAATTGGTCATCAAGGGAAAGCACCGAATGGTAATCATTACCCACCGCAATTTTTGCTGCGCCAGTTAAGGTTGCACAATCAATGATCAGTTGTGGGTTTTGTTCGCTGGCTTCAATTAATCCATCTGCGAGAACCAAACGCCCTTCCGCATCTGTATTCAATACTTCGGCAGTTACTCCGTTGCGGTAGCGAATAATATCACCTAATTTTAATGCGCCCCCGCTCACCATATTTTCCGCGCAGCATAAATACAATTTTATCCGTTGATTTAAGCCACCGGCAATCGCCATTCCCAACGCACCGGTTAACAATGCCGCGCCCCCCATATCGGTTCGCATGGAACTCATTGCTTCACTCGGTTTTAAACTATAACCACCGCTGTCAAAAGTAATCCCTTTGCCAACCAAACAAGCCAACACCGGCGCATTCGGATTTGAGGTTGGATTGTAATCTAATTTTAAGAGTGCCGGTGCGTTTTGCGAGCCTTTGCCCACCTGCCAAATACCATGGTAACCTTGTTTTTCCAACGCTTCACCGGAAATCACCTCAAAATTGACCGCACTTTGCTCGGCATATTCTGCGGCTTGTTCGCAGATAAATTCTGCAGCTCGTTGCGCCAATCCCTCCGGCGTGACCACACTCGCCGGTAAGTTAATGATTTCACGCACAAAATCGCCACATTGAATACGCGCCAATAATTCAGCTTGAGGCTCATCATCTAAATGCGGAAATTCCAAGGTATAATCTTGTTTTGCAGTGTAAAATCCTTGATAAAATGCCCAACAGTTTTCCAAATCCCAATCATTACCGATAAGCTCCACTTCCTTAATTCCTTGCCCACGCAACTTACGCGCGCCCTTTTGAATTAAAGTGCGGTCATTTTTTGTGTTAATATGCAACCACGCTTGGTCATTGGAAAAACTCAACAGCGCATTTTTCCCCCATTGCGCTGCCGCTTTATCATAAGAAATCGAAACTTGCATCATGTTCACCTACATCAATCAATATTGCCCATAACTATACCAGTTTTTCGGATTTTTGGTATGTAAAATATTGTATATATGTTTTTCCTGACACCTTTTCTTTTAGTATAATAGCGACAATTTCCCATTAACTAAAAACTAACCGATAGGAATACTCATGACCCTTAGTTGGAATCATATTTCTCGCCAACATATCAGCTTAATCATCAATATATTGGCATCATTATTTTTCATCACTGTGTTGATGTTTAAAAAAGGATATAGCTATGTTCCCATGATGTTAGGCGGCATCAGCGTTATTTACCTTTTACTTTACCTATTTAAATTCAAACAAAAATGGACACTAGATAAGGAAGATAAAGGGATTATTTTTGCCTTTTTACTTTATTTTGCTACGTTTGTGATGTCTGCTGTCGTACATGGCGAC
This portion of the [Pasteurella] aerogenes genome encodes:
- the ndk gene encoding nucleoside diphosphate kinase, with protein sequence MALEQTLSIIKPDAVQRNLIGQILAKLESNGFTIVAAKMLHLTEPQAEGFYAEHEGKPFFVDLVKYMTSAPVVVAVLEKENAVKDYRTLMGTTDPETAAEGTIRREFALSKQQNSVHGSDSVESAKREIAYYFADSEICAR
- the pepB gene encoding peptidase B, which produces MMQVSISYDKAAAQWGKNALLSFSNDQAWLHINTKNDRTLIQKGARKLRGQGIKEVELIGNDWDLENCWAFYQGFYTAKQDYTLEFPHLDDEPQAELLARIQCGDFVREIINLPASVVTPEGLAQRAAEFICEQAAEYAEQSAVNFEVISGEALEKQGYHGIWQVGKGSQNAPALLKLDYNPTSNPNAPVLACLVGKGITFDSGGYSLKPSEAMSSMRTDMGGAALLTGALGMAIAGGLNQRIKLYLCCAENMVSGGALKLGDIIRYRNGVTAEVLNTDAEGRLVLADGLIEASEQNPQLIIDCATLTGAAKIAVGNDYHSVLSLDDQLVADLFAAAKTCGEPFWRLPFEEFHREQISSSFADIANIGSVPVGAGASTATAFLSYFVKNYQQNWLHIDCSATYRKSASDLWATGATGIGLQTLANLLLNKANL